The proteins below come from a single Cannabis sativa cultivar Pink pepper isolate KNU-18-1 chromosome 3, ASM2916894v1, whole genome shotgun sequence genomic window:
- the LOC115710654 gene encoding thaumatin-like protein 1b translates to MNQNSIHHLYIYIKQSNIKLFIYYSLTMKTVLVSLALAFFFVAGANAATITMKNNCPRPIWPATLTADQKPQLSTTGFELKPGATRSVDIPKGLWKGRFWARTRCSADPSGKFTCATGDCGTGKVECNGGTGKPPATLIEFTIEDREGKDYYDVSNVDGFNVAASVAPQGGRGDCKQSSCPVNINAVCPAQFQVKSGNDVVGCLSACAKFNEDKYCCKGANDKPETCPPTEFSKFFEEKCPEAYSYAYDDKNSTFTCFGANYLITFCP, encoded by the exons ATGAATCAAAACTCAATCCATcacttatacatatatatcaaacAAAGTAATATAAagctatttatatattattcgcTCACAATGAAAACTGTTTTGGTCTCTCTAGCTTTAGCTTTTTTCTTTGTTGCag GAGCAAATGCGGCTACCATCACCATGAAAAACAACTGTCCAAGACCTATCTGGCCAGCAACCCTAACTGCCGACCAGAAACCCCAACTATCAACCACTGGCTTCGAGTTGAAACCCGGTGCAACCCGATCGGTGGACATTCCAAAGGGACTTTGGAAAGGTCGTTTCTGGGCCAGAACTCGATGCTCAGCCGACCCCTCCGGCAAGTTCACTTGCGCCACTGGAGACTGCGGCACGGGCAAGGTCGAGTGCAACGGTGGTACTGGAAAACCTCCGGCCACACTCATCGAATTCACCATCGAAGATAGAGAAGGAAAAGACTACTACGACGTCAGCAATGTAGACGGCTTCAATGTGGCCGCCTCGGTTGCCCCGCAAGGCGGTAGAGGCGACTGCAAGCAGTCATCATGTCCGGTCAACATCAACGCCGTATGCCCGGCTCAGTTCCAGGTCAAATCTGGAAACGACGTCGTTGGGTGTCTTAGCGCTTGTGCCAAGTTCAACGAGGACAAGTACTGTTGTAAAGGGGCGAATGACAAGCCAGAGACGTGTCCTCCAACTGAATTTTCTAAATTCTTCGAGGAAAAATGCCCTGAAGCTTACAGCTACGCTTATGATGATAAGAACAGCACCTTTACGTGCTTTGGTGCTAACTATCTCATCACTTTCTGCCCGTGA